Proteins from a single region of Aquirhabdus parva:
- a CDS encoding YeaC family protein, which translates to MSTDVLDPEATLAALTPEIVDRLRTAVEIGKWPNGDRLTPEQRATSMQAVLIWEMKHLPENQRTGYIDKGKKEGEACDTDHNHAPHDEERPLRLI; encoded by the coding sequence ATGAGCACTGATGTGTTAGATCCTGAAGCAACTTTAGCCGCCCTAACTCCGGAGATCGTAGATCGCTTGCGCACTGCGGTTGAGATTGGTAAGTGGCCAAACGGTGATCGCCTAACGCCTGAGCAACGTGCAACATCGATGCAAGCCGTATTGATTTGGGAAATGAAACATTTACCTGAGAATCAGCGCACAGGCTATATTGATAAAGGCAAAAAAGAAGGCGAGGCGTGTGATACCGACCATAACCATGCCCCTCATGATGAAGAAAGACCGCTGCGTTTGATCTAA
- the sohB gene encoding protease SohB, with protein sequence MLFHTPKFQSEMRITHLNERLESHQRFLAGAAFPKAEQKLLAKNQEKSKKLRTKDGQRVYVLDFKGDIQASAVEHLREEITVILSMARAGRDQIVLRLESPGGLVHGYGLAAAQLARLREAGFHLTICVDKVAASGGYMMACIAQEIIAAPFAVVGSIGVVAQMPNFHKLLQSLKIDFDVYTAGKYKRTVTMFGENSEEGKEKFEEELEQTHQLFKHFVEKYRPKLDVSIIATGEHWYGEDALNLKLVDQLQTSDAYLLSLLPTRDVYVIQSRRKMTLAEKFGLQAAQMAGQVALQIIPTLEQKMQAGLAQLSRRLPEFRDPTL encoded by the coding sequence ATGTTATTCCACACGCCAAAATTTCAGTCAGAAATGCGGATTACCCATTTAAATGAAAGACTAGAGTCGCATCAGCGTTTTCTTGCTGGCGCTGCATTTCCGAAAGCTGAACAAAAACTTTTGGCTAAGAACCAAGAAAAGAGTAAAAAGCTTAGAACTAAAGACGGTCAGCGTGTTTATGTGCTCGACTTTAAAGGTGATATTCAAGCCAGTGCTGTAGAACACCTCCGTGAAGAAATCACTGTGATTTTGTCCATGGCGCGTGCTGGCCGTGATCAAATCGTTTTGCGCTTAGAAAGCCCTGGTGGTCTTGTACATGGTTATGGTTTAGCTGCTGCGCAGCTTGCTCGTCTGCGTGAGGCAGGTTTTCATTTGACTATTTGTGTAGATAAAGTCGCCGCAAGTGGCGGTTATATGATGGCTTGTATTGCTCAAGAAATTATTGCAGCACCGTTTGCCGTGGTTGGTTCTATCGGTGTTGTTGCACAGATGCCAAATTTTCATAAATTGCTGCAATCTTTGAAAATTGACTTTGATGTTTACACCGCAGGTAAATACAAACGTACAGTTACCATGTTTGGCGAAAACTCTGAGGAAGGTAAAGAGAAGTTTGAAGAAGAGCTTGAGCAAACGCACCAACTCTTTAAGCATTTTGTTGAAAAGTATCGTCCTAAGTTGGATGTCTCAATCATTGCGACAGGCGAGCATTGGTATGGTGAAGATGCGCTGAATCTAAAATTGGTTGATCAGTTGCAGACCAGTGATGCTTATTTGCTGTCCTTGCTGCCAACTCGTGATGTCTATGTGATTCAGTCACGTCGCAAAATGACTTTGGCAGAAAAATTTGGCTTGCAGGCTGCACAAATGGCGGGGCAAGTTGCATTACAAATTATTCCAACCCTTGAGCAAAAAATGCAAGCAGGCCTTGCACAACTGAGTCGTCGTTTACCTGAGTTTCGTGATCCGACACTTTAA
- a CDS encoding energy transducer TonB family protein, with product MMSPYKILSLCLTLTLLQHAHATDEAVAPTIKTRPIYVAPAITEDNSPLGFTESLELLRFEEPIYSNSLLTAGETKNTTLKILVNNRGEVTEAEIAKSSGVEELDNAAKKAIVKTTFLPYINKNTGQPIHVYTNFVYSFKQHQVTDTKSDDQPKQKRGGGRNKS from the coding sequence ATGATGTCGCCCTATAAAATCTTAAGCCTTTGTTTAACACTCACCCTATTACAACATGCCCACGCTACAGATGAAGCTGTAGCACCCACTATCAAAACTCGTCCTATCTATGTCGCACCAGCAATCACTGAAGACAACTCCCCTCTCGGTTTTACGGAAAGCCTTGAACTTTTAAGATTTGAAGAGCCCATTTATTCAAATTCACTGTTAACGGCTGGGGAAACAAAGAATACAACGCTAAAAATTTTGGTGAACAATCGCGGAGAAGTCACCGAGGCTGAAATCGCAAAATCCTCCGGTGTTGAGGAACTGGACAATGCGGCCAAAAAAGCCATCGTAAAAACAACTTTTCTGCCTTATATCAATAAAAACACGGGACAACCCATCCATGTTTACACGAATTTTGTGTATAGCTTTAAGCAACATCAAGTCACTGATACAAAGTCAGATGACCAACCTAAACAAAAACGTGGTGGTGGGCGTAATAAATCTTAA
- the fba gene encoding class II fructose-bisphosphate aldolase (catalyzes the reversible aldol condensation of dihydroxyacetonephosphate and glyceraldehyde 3-phosphate in the Calvin cycle, glycolysis, and/or gluconeogenesis), producing MALISLRQLLDHAAEHSYGVPAFNVNNLEQMRAIMEAADQTNSPVIVQASAGARKYAGAPFLRHLILAAIEEWPHIPVVMHQDHGTSPDVCQRSIQLGFSSVMMDGSLGVDGKTPKDYDYNVGVTRDVVKLAHACGVSVEGEIGCLGSLETGLAGEEDGVGAEGVLDHSQLLTTVDEAARFVADTNVDALAIAIGTSHGAYKFTRPPTGDILAIDRIKEIHAKIPNTHLVMHGSSSVPQEWLKIINEHGGDIKETYGVPVEQIVEAIKYGVRKVNIDTDLRLASTGAMRRFMAEHPSEFDPRKFFGETVKAMRDVCIARYQEFGTAGHASRINPISLEKMASRYAVK from the coding sequence ATGGCACTTATTTCGTTACGCCAATTGCTTGATCATGCAGCCGAGCATAGCTATGGCGTTCCAGCTTTCAACGTTAATAATCTGGAGCAGATGCGCGCTATCATGGAGGCCGCTGATCAAACGAACTCCCCGGTGATTGTGCAAGCGAGTGCTGGCGCTCGAAAATATGCAGGTGCACCATTTCTGCGTCATTTGATCTTGGCTGCTATTGAAGAGTGGCCACATATTCCTGTAGTGATGCATCAGGATCATGGTACCAGCCCTGATGTCTGTCAACGTTCAATTCAATTGGGCTTTAGCTCAGTGATGATGGATGGTTCACTGGGTGTAGATGGCAAAACACCAAAAGACTATGATTACAATGTTGGTGTGACGCGTGATGTTGTTAAGCTTGCTCATGCATGCGGTGTTTCTGTAGAGGGTGAGATTGGTTGCTTAGGTAGCCTTGAGACTGGTCTTGCGGGTGAGGAAGATGGCGTCGGTGCGGAGGGGGTGCTCGATCATTCGCAACTGCTTACCACAGTTGATGAAGCTGCCCGATTTGTTGCCGATACCAATGTCGATGCTTTGGCCATCGCGATTGGTACCAGCCATGGTGCGTATAAGTTTACTCGCCCACCGACAGGCGACATTCTCGCAATTGATCGGATTAAAGAAATCCATGCAAAAATTCCCAATACCCATTTAGTAATGCATGGTTCAAGTTCGGTCCCTCAAGAGTGGTTAAAAATCATTAATGAGCATGGCGGCGACATTAAAGAAACCTATGGGGTTCCTGTAGAGCAAATCGTTGAAGCGATTAAGTATGGCGTTCGTAAAGTAAACATTGATACCGATTTACGTCTGGCATCAACCGGTGCAATGCGTCGTTTTATGGCGGAGCATCCTTCTGAATTTGACCCACGTAAATTTTTCGGTGAAACGGTTAAAGCGATGCGGGATGTTTGTATTGCACGCTATCAAGAGTTTGGTACCGCAGGACATGCAAGTCGAATCAATCCGATTTCACTTGAAAAAATGGCTAGTCGCTACGCAGTAAAATAA
- a CDS encoding DUF421 domain-containing protein, whose protein sequence is MNFFLTNPYIDVALRSLAVYLFMLIAIRLTGKKELSQLNTTDVVLILLISNAVQNAMVGANTSLSGGLLAAGVLFLANYLLKKVMFKNKKLRNIISEHPEILIHDGIVNTEILDKLGISHDEIKEAMREHGVDKLTDVKLAMLEIDGNISIISGDAQKLQQTQHKRKKIHKTLGSLNS, encoded by the coding sequence ATGAACTTTTTTCTGACCAACCCCTATATTGATGTTGCACTGCGTAGCCTTGCCGTATATTTATTTATGTTGATAGCCATCAGACTCACGGGAAAAAAAGAGCTGTCCCAACTCAATACGACAGATGTTGTTCTCATTCTATTGATCAGTAATGCTGTACAAAATGCCATGGTCGGTGCCAATACCAGTCTGTCAGGAGGCTTACTCGCTGCAGGAGTACTGTTTCTTGCAAATTACTTGCTCAAGAAAGTCATGTTTAAAAATAAAAAACTCAGGAATATCATTTCCGAGCATCCTGAAATTCTGATTCATGATGGCATCGTTAATACTGAAATTCTTGATAAATTAGGAATAAGCCACGATGAAATCAAAGAAGCGATGCGTGAACATGGGGTAGACAAATTAACGGATGTCAAATTAGCAATGCTGGAAATCGATGGCAATATTAGTATTATTAGTGGTGATGCTCAAAAGCTACAACAAACACAGCATAAGCGTAAAAAAATTCACAAAACACTAGGTAGCCTCAACTCATGA
- a CDS encoding Bax inhibitor-1/YccA family protein, translating to MQSDNPMLRRAEFIPTSQPMSVAGAVNKSIILTLVAAFVAIALYAYSISLMQQGVASPAGLAAIVGGIGGFVLVLIMTFKAHLSSTLALPYAVMEGLFLGGVSAMYELRYPGVPASALLATFVTTLSLFGLYRAGIIRATEKFKSVVISATIALALVFVVQMVMSLAFKSSIPGLFEQTGVVAIGFAAFVAIIASLNLILDFDLIERSAELGAPKYMEWFCATALLATLVWMYISFLRLLSILRN from the coding sequence ATGCAAAGTGACAATCCAATGCTACGCAGAGCAGAGTTTATTCCGACCAGCCAACCGATGTCTGTGGCTGGCGCGGTTAATAAATCTATTATTTTGACCCTTGTTGCGGCTTTTGTCGCTATTGCTCTATATGCCTATTCAATTTCCTTGATGCAGCAAGGTGTAGCTAGCCCAGCAGGTCTGGCCGCTATCGTGGGTGGCATCGGTGGCTTTGTGCTTGTGCTCATTATGACCTTTAAAGCACATCTAAGCTCAACACTTGCACTGCCCTATGCAGTTATGGAAGGTTTGTTTTTAGGTGGCGTTTCAGCCATGTACGAACTACGCTACCCAGGTGTTCCTGCATCAGCATTACTGGCCACTTTTGTGACCACACTGAGCCTATTCGGGCTTTATCGTGCGGGCATAATCCGTGCAACTGAAAAGTTCAAATCTGTTGTGATCTCCGCCACGATTGCTCTGGCTTTAGTTTTTGTCGTGCAGATGGTCATGAGCCTTGCATTCAAATCATCAATTCCTGGTTTATTTGAACAAACTGGCGTCGTCGCAATCGGCTTTGCTGCATTTGTCGCGATTATTGCGTCGTTAAATCTGATCTTGGATTTTGATCTCATTGAGCGTAGTGCCGAACTGGGCGCACCGAAATATATGGAATGGTTCTGTGCGACCGCACTGCTTGCAACACTGGTGTGGATGTACATTTCTTTCTTACGTTTACTCAGTATTTTACGCAACTAA
- a CDS encoding phosphoglycerate kinase, with the protein MNFKRMTDLDLNGKRVLIREDLNVPVKNSQITSDARLRAALPTIKAALAQGAAVIVCSHLGRPTEGEHSAENSLAPVAEYLSKALGQNVPLVTDYLDGVDVQVGQVVLLENVRFNKGEKKNAVELSEKYAALCDVYVMDAFGTAHRAECSTEGVAKFAKIACAGPLLAAELDALGRAMQSPEKPMVAIVAGSKVSTKLDVLTSLAGICDQIIVGGGIANTFLAAAGFNVGKSLYEADLIETARAIASKVHVPLPTDVVVIDASLLSGDFMDFVAKSQPVTKKVSEISDSDMILDIGPDTAAQFATLIQQAKTILWNGPVGVFEVDAFGYGTKALAEAIAASSGFSIAGGGDTLAAIDKYDVADQISYISTGGGAFLEFVEGKTLPAVAALLSCS; encoded by the coding sequence ATGAACTTCAAACGAATGACGGATTTAGATTTAAACGGCAAACGTGTGTTAATCCGCGAGGATCTGAATGTTCCCGTAAAAAATAGTCAAATCACCAGTGACGCACGTTTAAGAGCAGCACTACCAACGATTAAAGCAGCGTTGGCGCAAGGTGCGGCAGTTATTGTCTGTTCTCATTTGGGCCGTCCGACTGAGGGTGAACATTCTGCTGAAAACTCTTTAGCGCCTGTCGCTGAGTATTTGTCGAAAGCACTGGGTCAAAATGTACCATTAGTGACTGATTATCTAGATGGTGTAGATGTCCAAGTAGGGCAAGTGGTTTTGTTAGAAAACGTTCGTTTTAATAAAGGTGAGAAGAAGAACGCCGTTGAATTGTCTGAAAAATACGCTGCATTGTGTGATGTTTATGTGATGGATGCCTTTGGTACCGCGCATCGTGCGGAATGCTCCACTGAAGGCGTTGCTAAGTTTGCAAAAATTGCGTGTGCGGGCCCGCTACTCGCTGCAGAGTTAGATGCATTGGGTCGTGCAATGCAGTCTCCAGAAAAGCCAATGGTTGCTATTGTCGCGGGCTCGAAAGTGTCTACTAAGCTTGACGTGCTGACTTCACTTGCTGGCATTTGTGATCAGATCATTGTGGGTGGTGGAATTGCCAATACGTTCTTGGCTGCAGCAGGATTCAATGTCGGTAAATCCTTGTATGAAGCGGATCTCATTGAGACTGCACGTGCAATTGCCTCTAAAGTACATGTGCCATTACCAACTGACGTGGTGGTCATTGATGCGAGTCTTTTAAGTGGTGACTTCATGGATTTCGTCGCAAAAAGTCAACCAGTGACTAAAAAAGTATCAGAGATCAGTGACTCCGATATGATTTTAGATATTGGTCCTGATACCGCTGCACAGTTTGCGACCTTAATTCAACAAGCAAAAACCATATTATGGAATGGCCCTGTCGGTGTATTTGAAGTCGATGCATTTGGATATGGAACCAAAGCACTGGCTGAAGCTATTGCAGCAAGCTCAGGTTTTTCGATTGCGGGCGGGGGCGATACATTAGCGGCTATTGATAAATATGATGTTGCTGATCAGATCAGCTATATTTCAACGGGTGGTGGCGCGTTTCTTGAATTTGTGGAAGGGAAGACGTTGCCCGCTGTAGCGGCGTTATTGAGCTGCTCTTAG
- a CDS encoding ATP phosphoribosyltransferase regulatory subunit, which yields MPVAETWLLPDGVADILPTQAHTIESLRRRLLDTFAVRGYALVYTPFIEYVESLLTTNNVGGGNNHDLDLVTFKLIDQLTGRLMGVRADITPQVARIDAHVHPIEGVARYCYAATVLHTRPQELSASRTPLQLGAELFGYAGLAADLEMIDLMLTILADAGLTQNLHLDLGHVAVFRALAAIAGFSAEQEQVLSNIYQRKSIPELKEFCQNIAHGNDFLVLGRLGHDLSALAAQLSPEARQNVDVQNALDQLATTLAHVQTHWPQVDVSVDATELRSYHYHTGLVFAVYAPNLAVPLAKGGRYDGVGQAFGRARPATGFSCDLYMLTGYLTQEEQIVVAAPAGREASLQTAIAQARSAGHVVVQALSFGKTTNALEIDHRATHTLVQVDKVWQIVKLES from the coding sequence ATGCCAGTTGCGGAAACTTGGTTGTTGCCTGATGGTGTAGCAGATATTTTACCTACCCAAGCACACACGATAGAGTCATTGCGTCGTCGCTTATTAGATACCTTTGCGGTACGCGGCTATGCGCTGGTGTACACGCCATTTATCGAATATGTCGAATCTCTACTGACGACAAACAATGTCGGTGGTGGTAATAACCATGATCTAGACTTGGTGACATTTAAGCTGATTGATCAACTGACGGGCCGTTTGATGGGGGTCCGCGCCGATATCACTCCCCAAGTCGCCCGCATTGACGCCCATGTGCATCCCATTGAAGGCGTTGCGCGCTATTGCTATGCCGCCACAGTACTACATACTCGCCCTCAAGAACTCTCAGCCTCACGCACCCCCTTACAACTTGGTGCCGAGCTTTTTGGCTATGCAGGACTCGCAGCCGATCTTGAGATGATTGATCTCATGCTCACCATCCTGGCTGATGCTGGACTCACTCAAAATCTTCACTTGGATTTGGGTCATGTTGCCGTATTCCGCGCCTTGGCTGCCATTGCTGGCTTCAGCGCAGAACAAGAACAAGTTTTATCAAACATCTATCAGCGCAAATCGATTCCAGAGTTGAAAGAGTTCTGCCAGAACATTGCTCATGGCAACGACTTCCTTGTACTCGGACGTTTAGGGCATGATTTATCTGCGCTTGCGGCTCAACTTTCCCCTGAAGCACGTCAGAACGTAGATGTTCAAAATGCTTTAGATCAACTGGCGACAACATTAGCGCATGTACAGACCCATTGGCCTCAAGTTGATGTCAGCGTCGATGCGACTGAACTTCGCAGCTATCACTATCATACGGGTCTCGTGTTTGCGGTTTATGCGCCGAACCTTGCGGTGCCGCTAGCCAAAGGTGGGCGTTATGATGGCGTAGGTCAGGCATTTGGACGTGCACGTCCTGCAACCGGTTTTAGTTGTGACCTCTACATGCTGACGGGTTATCTGACCCAAGAAGAACAAATTGTGGTTGCAGCCCCTGCAGGACGTGAAGCCAGTTTACAGACTGCAATCGCACAAGCACGGAGTGCAGGACATGTCGTTGTTCAGGCACTGAGTTTCGGTAAGACCACAAATGCACTCGAAATCGATCATCGAGCAACACATACTTTGGTTCAAGTCGATAAAGTCTGGCAAATCGTTAAGCTAGAAAGCTAA
- a CDS encoding YecA/YgfB family protein, producing the protein MPELDLDLLVDYLDGEGNEFGLDFAATHGFLCATVVGPELKGWRKHLFDEHEKDVPSEILEQVELWRADILQTLLNEEEVGFPVEIEEISVDSSLGDWAVGFVDALFLNDEAWFEQADEEEDVIMLTLPMMVFSGIEGEPDLETVRKNPDLMEEMADEIPDNLTKLFLLYHAPAG; encoded by the coding sequence ATCCCTGAACTTGATTTAGATCTGCTGGTTGACTACTTAGACGGTGAAGGCAACGAGTTTGGCTTGGACTTCGCCGCAACGCATGGTTTCTTGTGTGCGACTGTTGTTGGTCCTGAGCTTAAAGGCTGGCGTAAGCATTTATTTGATGAGCATGAAAAAGATGTGCCTAGTGAAATTCTAGAGCAGGTTGAATTGTGGCGTGCAGATATCCTACAAACGCTGCTTAATGAAGAAGAAGTTGGATTTCCTGTCGAAATTGAAGAAATTTCTGTTGACTCGAGTCTAGGTGACTGGGCTGTTGGGTTTGTTGATGCTTTATTTCTGAATGACGAAGCTTGGTTTGAACAAGCGGACGAGGAAGAAGATGTCATTATGCTCACGCTGCCTATGATGGTCTTTAGTGGCATTGAGGGTGAGCCAGATCTGGAAACCGTGCGTAAGAATCCAGATTTAATGGAAGAAATGGCTGATGAGATTCCTGACAATCTAACCAAGCTCTTTTTGCTTTATCATGCGCCAGCAGGCTAA
- a CDS encoding NAD(+) kinase → MRVSKPAKNAAVKTVASKTTHFRNIGLIGRPGKSSVVDTLRLIHDHINKQGLNPIFDEATAELADLTSVQVISRPLLGEVCDLVIVVGGDGSLLHAARVLARHQTPVLGVNRGRLGFLTDVSPDEVLFKLDQVLKGEYSLDKRFLLHMEIRSGGRVTHEGVALNDVVLHAGKSVHMIDFELNIDGHFVYRQHSDGLIIASPTGSTAYSLSAGGPIMHPSMHGIVIAPMHPHTLSSRPIVIGSESEIKIKIKDTRVHPMVSADGQTSVTLEEGDLLHIRKHPFKLCLIHPPGYDFYAACRTKLGWSHYKENDDEH, encoded by the coding sequence ATGAGGGTGTCAAAACCAGCCAAAAATGCTGCGGTGAAAACAGTCGCATCGAAAACTACCCATTTTCGAAATATTGGATTGATTGGACGACCCGGTAAGTCTTCGGTTGTCGATACGTTGCGTTTAATTCACGACCATATCAATAAGCAGGGATTGAATCCTATTTTTGATGAGGCGACTGCAGAGTTAGCGGATCTGACTTCTGTGCAGGTCATTTCTCGGCCACTGTTGGGCGAAGTGTGTGACTTGGTGATTGTTGTCGGTGGTGATGGCTCTTTGCTTCACGCAGCACGTGTATTAGCACGTCATCAAACCCCTGTGCTTGGTGTAAATCGTGGGCGACTGGGTTTCTTAACTGATGTTTCGCCTGATGAAGTCCTGTTTAAACTGGATCAAGTGCTAAAAGGCGAGTACTCCCTTGATAAGCGCTTTTTACTGCATATGGAGATTCGTTCCGGTGGGCGAGTGACTCATGAAGGCGTGGCATTAAATGACGTCGTATTACACGCGGGTAAGTCAGTCCATATGATCGACTTTGAGCTAAATATTGATGGCCATTTTGTTTATCGCCAGCATAGTGATGGTTTGATTATTGCGTCTCCTACCGGTTCAACTGCGTATTCACTTTCTGCAGGTGGACCGATTATGCATCCATCCATGCATGGGATTGTGATTGCACCCATGCACCCGCATACACTGTCTAGCCGTCCGATCGTGATCGGTAGCGAAAGCGAAATTAAGATCAAAATTAAAGACACCCGTGTACACCCGATGGTGAGTGCTGATGGACAAACCAGCGTGACTTTAGAGGAAGGAGATTTGCTGCATATTCGCAAGCACCCCTTTAAGTTGTGTTTGATTCATCCGCCTGGGTATGATTTTTATGCAGCCTGCCGTACCAAGCTGGGCTGGAGCCACTATAAGGAAAATGATGATGAGCACTGA
- the nadA gene encoding quinolinate synthase NadA, translated as MSTLIDNHAKTVVKEHLDRLNHFDHNAELKLTDIERARRFEEIAEELKKRDAVIVAHYYTDPDIQALAEATGGCVSDSLEMARFGRDHAASTLLVAGVKFMGETSKILSPEKTVLMPTLEATCSLDLGCPVDEFTAFCDQHPDHTVVVYANTSAAVKARADWVVTSSVAVDIVEHLDSLGEKIIWAPDQHLGRYIQKKTGADMLLWDGSCIVHEEFRARGLEQMKALYPDAAILVHPESPESVIALADAVGSTSQLIKAAQTLPQKRMIVATDRGIFYKMQQAAPDKILIEAPTAGEGATCRSCAHCPWMAMNSLDNILAVLRNGDQEIHVDPALALRAKVPLDRMLDFAKTLTR; from the coding sequence ATGTCCACACTGATTGACAATCATGCCAAGACCGTTGTCAAAGAGCATCTCGATCGTTTAAACCACTTCGATCACAATGCTGAACTGAAGTTGACGGATATTGAACGCGCACGTCGTTTTGAAGAAATTGCTGAAGAACTGAAAAAACGTGATGCAGTGATTGTCGCTCATTATTATACCGATCCTGATATTCAGGCTTTGGCTGAGGCAACGGGTGGCTGTGTATCTGACTCACTGGAGATGGCACGCTTTGGTCGAGATCATGCCGCATCGACATTGTTGGTTGCAGGGGTGAAGTTTATGGGGGAGACCTCAAAGATTCTCAGCCCTGAAAAAACAGTTTTGATGCCGACACTGGAGGCCACGTGCTCGCTAGACCTTGGCTGCCCCGTCGATGAGTTTACTGCATTTTGTGATCAGCACCCCGATCATACGGTTGTGGTATATGCCAATACGTCTGCTGCTGTGAAGGCGAGGGCGGATTGGGTGGTGACATCCAGTGTTGCTGTGGACATCGTTGAGCACCTAGATAGTTTGGGTGAAAAAATTATCTGGGCACCTGATCAACATCTTGGACGCTATATTCAGAAGAAGACTGGAGCAGATATGCTACTTTGGGATGGCTCCTGTATCGTTCATGAGGAGTTCCGTGCACGTGGGCTTGAGCAGATGAAGGCGCTTTATCCTGATGCAGCTATTCTAGTTCATCCAGAGTCACCTGAATCGGTGATTGCTTTGGCTGATGCTGTGGGTAGTACCAGTCAGTTGATTAAGGCTGCGCAAACGCTTCCTCAGAAACGTATGATCGTGGCTACAGATCGGGGCATCTTCTACAAGATGCAACAAGCAGCGCCAGATAAGATTCTTATTGAGGCACCCACGGCTGGCGAAGGTGCAACATGCCGCTCTTGTGCGCACTGCCCTTGGATGGCCATGAATAGCTTGGACAATATTTTGGCAGTACTGCGAAATGGTGATCAAGAAATTCATGTCGATCCGGCGTTGGCGCTGCGTGCAAAAGTGCCTCTCGATCGAATGTTAGACTTTGCTAAGACGTTAACACGCTGA
- a CDS encoding PA3496 family putative envelope integrity protein, which translates to MSSAGSQEFELDEAFLDTEALPVSETSRSGSNSKASLLKRRLIDDILQEKRLQSHLKEYDFDLEDD; encoded by the coding sequence ATGAGTAGCGCAGGTAGTCAAGAGTTCGAGCTCGATGAAGCATTTTTAGATACTGAGGCATTACCTGTTAGTGAGACCAGTCGATCTGGTTCAAACAGCAAAGCTTCCTTACTCAAACGCCGTTTAATTGACGATATTTTGCAAGAAAAACGTTTGCAAAGTCATTTGAAAGAGTATGATTTTGATCTTGAAGATGATTAA